One window from the genome of Hemitrygon akajei chromosome 4, sHemAka1.3, whole genome shotgun sequence encodes:
- the LOC140726013 gene encoding NALCN channel auxiliary factor 1-like: MIKGAWMCRQQDNGLKIWYVPRQNDKPCTDSERAQKWRLSLASLLFFTVLLSDHLWLCAEANRTRSREEQQITSAVTTGGNRFLSPIFFRADRARGTISSDKRAFFLGNATTRPICQRGSCYPHYVSEQCVSIEDAESVCGSVSVEASDGSPPPSFNNFHLSFCESYTLSELFAGMSRPEGSNCDLSLALDGDATVCVQCVEIYQRLDQHAQEKYEEFQTLFQKYMQSGEYSVKSCIDDCKVRALTCYSLYLFSDTVGAEGVGEFYCRHGDVLWWRGAPGFLDTDIVRNL, encoded by the coding sequence ATGATCAAGGGCGCCTGGATGTGTCGGCAGCAAGATAACGGATTAAAAATTTGGTATGTCCCCCGACAGAACGACAAACCATGCACGGATTCAGAACGGGCCCAGAAATGGCGACTGTCCTTAGCATCTCTGTTGTTTTTTACGGTCCTTCTGTCTGATCACTTGTGGCTGTGCGCGGAGGCGAATCGGACCAGAAGCAGGGAAGAGCAGCAGATCACTTCAGCAGTGACGACGGGAGGGAATCGTTTCCTTTCCCCCATATTCTTCAGAGCTGATCGGGCAAGGGGCACCATCAGCAGTGACAAACGTGCTTTTTTTCTAGGTAATGCCACTACCAGACCTATCTGCCAACGGGGGTCGTGCTACCCACATTATGTCTCTGAGCAGTGTGTAAGTATTGAAGATGCTGAGTCGGTCTGtggcagtgtgagtgtggaagccAGCGATGGGTCGCCACCGCCGTCTTTCAACAATTTCCACCTTTCCTTTTGTGAATCGTACACCCTTTCGGAACTGTTCGCCGGGATGTCGAGACCTGAGGGCTCGAATTGCGATCTGAGCCTTGCGCTGGACGGAGATGCCACAGTTTGCGTTCAGTGCGTTGAGATTTATCAGCGGCTAGACCAACATGCCCAGGAAAAATATGAAGAGTTCCAAACCCTGTTTCAGAAGTATATGCAGTCGGGAGAATACTCTGTGAAAAGTTGCATCGATGACTGTAAGGTAAGAGCGTTGACTTGTTATTCCCTGTATTTGTTTTCTGACACCGTTGGAGCTGAGGGAGTTGGAGAATTTTACTGTCGGCATGGCGACGTACTTTGGTGGCGGGGTGCGCCGGGTTTCTTGGACACGGATATTGTTCGGAATTTGTGA